The following are encoded together in the Candidatus Zixiibacteriota bacterium genome:
- a CDS encoding SPFH domain-containing protein, which produces MENLVEYLTWPIIGLAAVVALFVLIRALSVFYVRVPPNKAAFFYGARSGRKHTQRVQVEAEPGGPGVTVLPPGTVVVTGGGRIRKPIIEDVQFLDLTEISLPQIRVENMPNTDGVLVTVEAVANIRFKDDAQSLLAAGSRFLGMPNEHVQAVARETLEANLRGVTGTLTVDQLIRDRDAFRQQVLREAGEDLARLGMQIDVFNPQSITDEQGYIEALGKKRTAEVKRDATVGEAEALSEAKKRSTDAERDAEVVAMENERLKAEARKNTEVAKQVYQAEIARESAVTAQVGPLTTATEMQKVVVAEVKIEEERSRAQISVEQQNIMREQKSQEAVIVVPAKAKADAQVKEAEGYKVSQISRADGDKYATIARADAEQHKRSAEGSGEAEALRATGLAEADVIERQGLARAVSVSELAKAYQQFNQAAITLEVLKVLPQTIASLGTVFGSIAAPMGNIDKLVVVDAGGSGDNQGALNRFTKTGPLMLLQLMEQAKAVGIDVSELIGKLGIKPESTEPLATTEETTSDEAKHRRK; this is translated from the coding sequence ATGGAGAATCTCGTCGAATATTTGACCTGGCCGATTATCGGACTGGCGGCGGTGGTCGCGCTGTTTGTACTGATCCGGGCGCTGTCCGTCTTCTACGTTCGGGTTCCCCCGAACAAGGCGGCCTTTTTCTATGGAGCACGAAGCGGCCGAAAGCATACCCAGCGAGTGCAAGTCGAGGCTGAGCCGGGCGGTCCGGGAGTAACGGTACTTCCTCCGGGCACCGTTGTAGTGACCGGCGGCGGGCGGATTCGCAAGCCGATCATCGAGGATGTGCAGTTCCTGGACTTGACCGAGATCTCTCTGCCGCAGATCCGGGTCGAGAACATGCCAAACACCGACGGCGTGCTGGTCACGGTCGAGGCAGTGGCAAATATACGGTTCAAAGACGACGCGCAGTCGCTTTTGGCGGCGGGCTCGCGTTTCCTGGGCATGCCCAACGAGCACGTGCAGGCGGTGGCCCGCGAAACGCTGGAAGCCAACCTTCGTGGGGTAACCGGCACGCTGACGGTCGACCAGTTGATCCGCGACCGCGATGCGTTCCGGCAGCAGGTGCTTCGCGAGGCCGGTGAAGACCTGGCGCGGCTGGGGATGCAGATCGACGTTTTCAACCCGCAGTCGATTACCGACGAGCAGGGCTATATCGAGGCCCTTGGCAAAAAGCGGACGGCCGAGGTAAAGCGCGACGCCACGGTCGGGGAGGCCGAGGCGCTGTCGGAGGCGAAAAAGCGGTCGACCGACGCGGAGCGGGACGCCGAAGTGGTGGCGATGGAAAACGAGCGGCTCAAGGCCGAGGCGCGCAAGAACACCGAGGTCGCCAAACAGGTGTATCAGGCCGAGATTGCCCGCGAGAGCGCGGTGACCGCCCAGGTCGGGCCGCTGACGACGGCGACCGAAATGCAGAAGGTCGTCGTGGCGGAAGTCAAGATCGAAGAAGAGCGATCGCGCGCCCAGATCAGCGTCGAACAACAAAACATCATGCGCGAGCAGAAATCGCAGGAGGCCGTAATCGTGGTGCCCGCCAAGGCGAAGGCGGACGCCCAGGTGAAGGAAGCCGAGGGGTACAAAGTCTCCCAGATATCCCGGGCGGACGGCGACAAGTATGCGACAATCGCGCGGGCCGACGCCGAACAGCACAAGCGTTCGGCCGAGGGGTCCGGTGAGGCCGAAGCGCTTCGTGCCACGGGTCTCGCCGAGGCCGACGTTATCGAACGGCAGGGCCTTGCCAGGGCCGTTTCGGTCTCGGAGCTCGCCAAGGCATACCAGCAGTTCAACCAGGCGGCCATCACGCTCGAGGTGCTGAAGGTGCTGCCGCAGACGATCGCCTCGCTCGGCACCGTCTTTGGATCGATCGCCGCCCCCATGGGTAACATTGATAAGCTGGTCGTCGTCGATGCCGGCGGAAGCGGCGATAACCAGGGCGCGCTGAACCGGTTTACCAAGACCGGCCCCCTCATGCTGTTGCAGTTGATGGAGCAGGCGAAGGCGGTCGGTATTGACGTATCCGAACTGATTGGGAAGC